DNA from Mycolicibacterium alvei:
CCGACGACCTGGCCGCGGTGCGCGGCGACGGGGTCTTCGAGACGCTGCTGGTGCGTGACGGCCGGCCCTGCCTCCTGGAAGCACACCTGGCCCGGCTGACCCAGTCCGCCAAGATGCTGGATCTGCCCGCGCCGGACCTTGGGGCCTGGCGGGCCGCGGTGGCGCTGGGGGCCGAGCGCTGGGCCGCCGACAACGACGGCGACGGCGTGCTGCGGTTGGTGTACAGCCGAGGCCGCGAGAGCGGCGGCCCGGCGACCTCATTCGCCACCGTCGGCGCATTGGCCGACCGGGTGGCCGCCGTGCGCCGCGACGGGTTGGCGGCGATCACCCTGGACCGCGGGTTGCCGCTGGGCGCCGGCGATATGCCGTGGCTCGCGGCGGGTGCCAAGACCCTGTCCTACGCGGTGAACATGGCCGCGCTACGCCACGCCGAACGTCACGGCGCCGGTGACGTGATCTTCGTGAGCTCCGACGGTCATCTACTGGAAGGCCCGCGTTCCACCGTGGTGATCGCGACGGAAGAACGCGATGGCCGGCCACTGCTGCTCACGCCGCCGCCCTGGTACCCGATCCTGCGCGGCACCACGCAGCAGGCCTTGTTCGAGGTGGCCCGCAACAAGGGCTACGACTGCGACTTCCGCGCGCTCAAGCCCGCGGATCTGCTTACTGCGCAAGGGGTTTGGCTGGTTTCCAGCATCACCCTGGCGGCTCGCGTGCACACCTTGGACGGGCAGCGGTTGCCCGATGCGCGGCTGGCCACCGACATCTCCGGCCTGGTGGATGCCGCGATCGTCAGCGATCGCTGAGACGGGCATAAATCGCTTGTCGGGGTCAACCGACGGGGGTAGCTTCGGTTGCACACAGGGAAGGAGGTGGTCCGTCAAATTGAGTGACTTATGGACATGTGAGGTGGCTGCCCGCTAGCAGCGCCGGGGTATTGCCTGCGCGCGCTGGCGAATTCCCCGCAGCCACCCGGCCCCCGAGCCCTCCGGTCTGTCCAACCAGGAACCACGGCTCGGGGGTCGCCCCATGTCTGGGGCAGAAACCCAGTTGCCGCGGCGAGCCGCTGCGGCGAGACCTAACTGGGCCCCGGTGCCAGCGTCGAACATGCCTTGACGGCCTGCTGCCACGTCTGCTCGTCGACCCCGGACGGCGGCCCGGCGACGGGGCCGGGCGCAACGGGTACGCCACGCTCGGACATGCAATGCGCGTAGCTGCCGTGCTCGGCGGGCGGCTCGGTGGGAGCCGGTTGCGGCCCCGGCGACGAACACGCACCGAGAATCGCTGCTGCCGCGGCAAGGACGCCTGCCACCAGGATCGGCCGGCGCATCAGCCGATGTACCGAGACAGTCGGGCCGATAGATGCGGCACGAGGCCGCCGTCGGCATCTACACGTTCCTCCACGTAGCCCAGGTCGCCGCCGTCGACGATGCCGTAGAGCCGTTTGGCGCCGCCCACCAGCAGCCCCGACCTGCTGCGGGCCAGCGCATCGGTGACCAGCTCCCAGGAGGCCTGGGTGAGGGGCTTGCCGTAGAAAAGTTCCACATAGCCGGCCGAATGGGCCAGCAGCAGTTCGATGGCCTGTGACTCGTCACGGCCGTGCGGATCATCGGGGTCGGTCACGAATCGCCAGAATCCGGTTTCGCGCAGGCCGGGTGAGTCGTATTCACCCGATTCGTTCAGCCGCCACGACCGGGAGTCCCAGTTCAGGTAGTCGCCGCCGTCATGGGACACGACGATCTGTTGACCGAACCGGTAGTCGCCATGGGTGTCGCGACCTTCGCCTTCACCGCGCCAGACGCCGACCAACGGCAGCAGCGCCAGCAGCGCCTCGTTGAGATCGACGCCATCGCGCAGGTTCGCCGTATCGGCGGGGATCGGGAGGTCGTCGAAGGCCGGAATGTTCAGAGCGGCCGTAGCCTTGGCCCGTTCGACGGCAGCCGCCACGGCGCGGTCACCGGAACCTGCCTGGCGGGCCGCAGCGTCGGCAGGAACATCCCGGTCGGAGGTCACGACTCGTCGGTGACGAGCCGGTACACCGCGTACAACGCGAACCACGTGATCACCACGACGGCCGCGACGAGCATCAATTCGAAGAAGAGCACCACGGGAGAGAGTCTAGTTCCTGGTCGAGGGTGTCGGCGCCTCGGGTCGGGACGCCCAATACCAGCCGAACGTGAGCTTGTGTGCGAGAAAAAGTCGAGACATCGCACACAAGCTCACGTTCGAGCCGCGGTCTCAGGCGACCTTGACGTCGACCTCGTGGATGCCGGCGCCGGACGGGGCCACGCTGGCGTCGCCGTTGCCCGCGGGGGACAGGGCGCGCAGCGTCCAGGTGCCCGGGGCGGCGAAGAACCGGAAGTCGCCGGTTGCCGAGGCCACGACCTCAGCGGTGAACTCGTCGCCGGCATCCAGCAGGCGCACGAAGGCGCCGCCAACTGCCTGACCGGAGCCGTCCACCACGCGACCGGTGATGACGGTTTCCTTCTCCAGGTCGACGCCGGCGGGCAACGTCAGTCCTTGTTTCGGTGCAGAGCACATATCAATTTCCCAACTCGATCGGGGCGCCCACCAGGGAGCCGTATTCCGTCCAACTGCCGTCGTAGTTCTTGACGTTCTGGTGTCCCAGCAGCTCCTGCAGCACGAACCAGGTGTGCGAGGAACGCTCACCGATCCGGCAGTAGGCGATGGTCTCCTTCTCGCCGTCGAGACCGGCCGCGGCGTACAGCGCGGCCAGGTCCTCGTCGGACTTGAAGGTGCCGTCTTCGTTGGCTGCCTTGCTCCACGGAACGTTGATGGCGCCGGGGATATGCCCGGGCCGCTGGCTCTGCTCCTGCGGCAGGTGTGCCGGCGCCAGGATCTTGCCGGAGAACTCGTCAGGTGAACGCACGTCGACCAGGTTCTTCGCCCCGATCGCGGCGATGACCTCGTCACGGTAGGCCCGGATGTTGTTGTCCAGGGGCTGGGCCGTGTACGACGTGGCCGCACGGCTGACGGCGTCTTTCACCAGCGGACGGGCGTCGAGTTGCCAGCGCTTGCGGCCACCGTCGAGCAGCTTGACGTCGGCGTGGCCGTACAGCTTGAAGTACCAGTAGGCGTAGGACGCGAACCAGTTGTTGTTTCCGCCGTACAGGATCACGGTGTCGTCATTGCTGATTCCCTTGTCGCTCAACAGCTTCGAGAACTGCTGCTGGTCGACGAAGTCGCGCCTGACCGGATCCTGCAGATCGTCGCGCCAGTCGAGTTTGACGGCGCCGGGGATGTGGCCCTCGTCGTCGTAGGCGCTGGTGTTCTCGTCGACCTCGACGAACACCACACCGGCGGTATCAAGGTTGTTCCCGGCCCATTCGGTCGAGACCAGGACGTCGGAACGTGCCATGTACGAATTCCTTTCGGTTTCTTGCTATTTGAGATGTCTTACGGGGGTCATGCGGGACTGGGGGTGCGACGCAGCCGGGCCACCAGCGGGTAGATCTGGCACCCCAGGCAGATGCCGAACGCAGCGTTGAGGAACGCCGCCACCAAGGCGAACCCGGTGGCGGTCAGGCCGAGCGCGGTGATGCCGAAGGCGAACCCGGCGGCACCCACGATGGCGAATACGAAGCCGACCAACTGGGCGAACTTCAGCGGCGGCACCGGCTCGCGCTCGGTGACCGGTGCCAGGCGCGGTGCGATGAATGTGGCGAACAGTCGGCCGTAGGGATGCCTGCGGGGGCCGCCGAACGCACCGATGGCGAACACCAGCGCCTGAACACCCAGCAGCACCGCGGCCGCGGGCGCACTCACTCCGCCGATCAGCAGCGTGGCGATCAGTACCGCAGTGGTGACCCAGGCCGAGAACCG
Protein-coding regions in this window:
- a CDS encoding FABP family protein — translated: MTSDRDVPADAAARQAGSGDRAVAAAVERAKATAALNIPAFDDLPIPADTANLRDGVDLNEALLALLPLVGVWRGEGEGRDTHGDYRFGQQIVVSHDGGDYLNWDSRSWRLNESGEYDSPGLRETGFWRFVTDPDDPHGRDESQAIELLLAHSAGYVELFYGKPLTQASWELVTDALARSRSGLLVGGAKRLYGIVDGGDLGYVEERVDADGGLVPHLSARLSRYIG
- a CDS encoding sulfurtransferase; this encodes MARSDVLVSTEWAGNNLDTAGVVFVEVDENTSAYDDEGHIPGAVKLDWRDDLQDPVRRDFVDQQQFSKLLSDKGISNDDTVILYGGNNNWFASYAYWYFKLYGHADVKLLDGGRKRWQLDARPLVKDAVSRAATSYTAQPLDNNIRAYRDEVIAAIGAKNLVDVRSPDEFSGKILAPAHLPQEQSQRPGHIPGAINVPWSKAANEDGTFKSDEDLAALYAAAGLDGEKETIAYCRIGERSSHTWFVLQELLGHQNVKNYDGSWTEYGSLVGAPIELGN
- a CDS encoding DUF4395 domain-containing protein — translated: MSSTSTQLIADGQPAQVDVRGPRFSAWVTTAVLIATLLIGGVSAPAAAVLLGVQALVFAIGAFGGPRRHPYGRLFATFIAPRLAPVTEREPVPPLKFAQLVGFVFAIVGAAGFAFGITALGLTATGFALVAAFLNAAFGICLGCQIYPLVARLRRTPSPA
- a CDS encoding aminodeoxychorismate lyase, which translates into the protein MASPPAVLVTLDGRIHDPDAPLLHADDLAAVRGDGVFETLLVRDGRPCLLEAHLARLTQSAKMLDLPAPDLGAWRAAVALGAERWAADNDGDGVLRLVYSRGRESGGPATSFATVGALADRVAAVRRDGLAAITLDRGLPLGAGDMPWLAAGAKTLSYAVNMAALRHAERHGAGDVIFVSSDGHLLEGPRSTVVIATEERDGRPLLLTPPPWYPILRGTTQQALFEVARNKGYDCDFRALKPADLLTAQGVWLVSSITLAARVHTLDGQRLPDARLATDISGLVDAAIVSDR
- a CDS encoding DUF1416 domain-containing protein encodes the protein MCSAPKQGLTLPAGVDLEKETVITGRVVDGSGQAVGGAFVRLLDAGDEFTAEVVASATGDFRFFAAPGTWTLRALSPAGNGDASVAPSGAGIHEVDVKVA